A window of Candidatus Zixiibacteriota bacterium genomic DNA:
CGCCCTGAAGAATCGGGCGGGTCTCATCAACCCAAACTGAAATACTTTTGCCGTCGAACATAGCGGTATAGATAATCCCCAGAGCTGTCCCGATGCCGCCGGTTGCTAAAGCGCCGGCATTGCAGTGGGTTAAAATTTTATATTTATCTTTGATTAGTTTCGCGCCGTTTTTGCCAATCTGGCGGCACATTTTAGCATCTTCTTCATGGATAGCGACAGCTTCTATTTCCATCGCCGTTGGGTTATTGCCAGTATCTTTGGCTGTGTCAAGCATTCTGTCGATTGCCCAAAATAGATTTACTGCAGTAGGACGAGCGTTTTTTAATGCTTCTGCCGTTTTGTCAACATCAATCCCCTGCATCGAGGCTAACGCCATGCCATAGGCGGCAGTGCAGCCGATAGCTGGCGCTCCGCGAACCACCAGATTTTTTATCGCATAAACGAAATCAGCTGTTGTTTTGCAATCATAGTATGTTAGTTGTTCTGGTAGTTGACGTTGATCGATTAGTTTAAGAGAGCTTCTCTGCCATTCTAAATTTTTGAAATTCAGTTTTGTTTCTATTGTCATTGTATTTTCCTTGAAAGGTTAAGCATGTCGGGACGAAAACAGACTTTATTCGCTCTTCGGCTCAATATATATAAACAAGATTTATATCGCATCGTAATTGTAATCTTGAAGCCATTCGTAAAAATCATCATCCTTAGATTTAAAGTATGTTGTTAATCTC
This region includes:
- the mtnA gene encoding S-methyl-5-thioribose-1-phosphate isomerase — its product is MNFKNLEWQRSSLKLIDQRQLPEQLTYYDCKTTADFVYAIKNLVVRGAPAIGCTAAYGMALASMQGIDVDKTAEALKNARPTAVNLFWAIDRMLDTAKDTGNNPTAMEIEAVAIHEEDAKMCRQIGKNGAKLIKDKYKILTHCNAGALATGGIGTALGIIYTAMFDGKSISVWVDETRPILQGARLTSWELNRAGVPLTLICDNMAASLMAASCIDCVIVGADRIAANHDVANKIGTYNAAVLCHYHNIPFYVAAPSSTFDNQCPDGKSIIIENRSQREVKTIKGENIAPNNVDVFNPAFDITPHNLITAIITENGIIEAHNLNA